The genome window CGCTACATGAGCATCATGTCCACAAGCATGCATCACACCGGGAATCTGAGAAACGTACTCGTGGCTATTTTGTTCCTGGATGGGGAGCGCATCCATATCAAATCGGACCAAAATGGTAGGACCTGGTTTACCCGAGTCCAGCAATGCAACCACACCCGTCCTGGCAATTCCTGTAGAAACCTCCATCCCCAAATCGGTAAGAGTTCTGGCAACCAGGCTGGCAGTACGTACCTCTTGAAATCCCAATTCTGGATTTCGATGAATATCTCGACGAACTTCGATCAAATACGAAGCCAGATTTTGGGCATCTTGACGTAGAGACTCCATGATTACTTTCAACTCCATCTAAGTTTATTGCTTCGGTTTCCTTTTGGGTTTCCTGCGGAACTTACCACTCCGGCGATTGGATACCGGGGAACTCTGCTGTTGACCAGATTGAGTTTTCTGAGAAGATGGTTCCGCTTCAGGTTTTTCCCCCAAAAGCATTTCTTCCCAGCCAATCTCCTGGCTTTCTTCCTCTGGTTCTTCAGGTTCAGATTCTTCCTCTACCTCTGTCTCAACCACGGGGGTAGCAGGTAAAGGCTCTCCTACCAGCGAGATTTTTTCACCGGGGTACTCCCGTCGGACACCGTCTGACAGTTCGACAATGACTGCACCTTTGAGAGGCACGACATCCACCACCTTGCCTTCTCCATCCGGAGTGACCACCCTTTTATTACGCTTGGGAAGACGTGCGCGAGCCTCAGCATATTGCTGAAACTCATAAATTAAACAACACCGGAGCCTTCCGCACATTCCCGTGATTTCAGAAGGGGTCAGAGAGATACCCTGCTCCTTTGCCATGCGGATGGAAATAGAACTGAATTCACACAAAAACTGAGAGCAGCAACGAGACTCCAACCCACAGGCTCCCATGCCGCCCAGCAGTTTGGCTACATCCCGAGGACCAATTTGGCGCAGTTCTACCTGAGCCGGTGCGTACTGCCTTTGCATATCCTGGCGAAGAGATTTTAAGTCAACCCGTTCATCGGTTTCGGTGCTGAAGAGAATCGCCAGTTTTGTGCCGTCAAAACTGTACTCCGCCGCAACAATTTTTACACCCGAAAGCCCCAATTCACGGGCTCTTGCCTTACATACTGAGACAACTTCGGCTTCTTTTGCCTGCCATTCCTGGCGTATCAGCAAATCCTGGGGGGTTGCCTTTCGTTCAACTCTCTTAAGTCCCTCTGGGATCTCCTCAGGTGTGGGAAAAATTTGTGCGACTGTGCCAATTTGTAATCCTCTGGCTGTTTCAACGACAACCGAGTCCCCAATTTCCACATCAGGAACCAGGGTGGCATCAAAATGATAGATTTTTCCTACTTTTGAAAACCGTACCCCTACCAGAACCGGAAGCATACCATTCATGCTCATTCAATCACATTGATAGAAAGAGTTCCGGGTGCGGATAAAGCCGCCACACTCAGACTGGCAGCAATTTTTTGGGCAATTGCAGTCAATGCACGAGCCGGCGCAGATTGTGGTGCCGAGATGACTACCGGGACTCCCTGATCTCCGCCTACCCGAACGCCTGGATCAATTGGGATAGCCCCTAAAAAGGGCACTTCTGCGGCTTGAGCCAGGTCTTCACCCCCACCTGTACCAAAGATATCCATTCTGGTACCATCGGGAAGTTCCAGGTAACTCATGTTTTCAATTACCCCCAAGACAGGCACGTTTAATTCCCGGAACATTTGCAACCCTCGCATGGCGTCTTCTTGAGAAACCCGCTGGGGTAAAGTCACAATGACACCACCGCTCAAAGGAACGGATTGTGCAAGGCTCAGTTGCGCATCTCCTGTACCCGGGGGAAGATCCACAATCATGTAATCTAACTCATTCCAAGCCACATCTGCCAAAAATTGTCGAATAGCGGAATGAAGCATTGGACCTCGCCAGATCAAGGGCTGTCCAGGCTTCACCAAGAACCCAATGGACATCACCTGGACTCCATAAGCCTCGGCAGGGATCAATTTTTGACCATTTTGGGGGGGCAGGCGTTGAACTCCCATCATGGTCGGAATATTCGGTCCGTAAATGTCAGCATCCAGCAAACCCACCCTCGCTCCAGACTGCGCCAGGCTAACGGCAAGGTTCACCGCGACGGTACTCTTTCCCACCCCGCCCTTTCCTGAAGCAACAGCCACAACATTACGAACGGGCAACGAAAGCACACCACGGTTTCGTCCATCCGAGGGAACCTGAGCATCCAGAATAACCTCTACCTCCTGGACTCCGGAGAGCGATAACACTGCGCTTCTGGCTTCGTTTTCAATGCGTGATTTTAGAGGACAGGCTGGAGTAGTCAACACAATTCTAAAACGGACCTTACCAGCCTCAATTTCCACATCCCGGACCATACCAAGTGTAACCAGGTCCTTATGCAATTCTGGTTCCTGAACATGACTGAGTGCCTGTAAAACTGCTTCTTTCGTTACTGCGCTAGCCATTCGTATCTCCTAATGATTGTGAGGGGGAATTCAACCCACCAGAAAATTGAATACTTATAAACTGCTGAACTTCAGATACCAAAGCCCGATATTGTTGGAGCAGTTCCATATCACTTCCACGGAATCTGCGCACGACTTGACGTGCACAGGCAGTACATCCGCGCATTGCTCTGAATGAGTCGGAATTACAGGTATTGCAGCCACTCAACTTGACCATTAGCAGAACAAAAGCGGATTTTTCTGCCAAACCTGCTTTTTCGGAGAGAACTTCGTCAATCAGATTTGCCCATTCCGGACCTCGTAACGAACGAAGTTGTGGAACAACCCTCAAAGGAAAAAGCAAATCTGTATCGGGATTATACATCCTTCACCTGCCTTGACTTCCTGAAATTGTATCACGTCGCGGCGGGTTTTCGAGCCGCTTTTGCTTCCAATTCTGCTTTTCGAGCGGCTTCCTCACGAGCGAAGTTTTGCGGACGAATCTGTGCGTAGTAACTCAGAGGTTTACCCAATCTTTCTTTGTTGAAAATATGGTCAGCAAACCGGTTGTAGGAGGCAATTTCATAATCATGGTCCATTTTGATGGCGTCAAATGGACAGTACTCCGCACACAAGCCACAATTCATGCAGATATCCACATCAATATAGAACTCAGCAGGGGCAGGGATAGGCTTTCCCGTGTTGGGATCAGTAGTACGTACAATCCAGATACATTGAGGAGGACAAACTTTAGCGCAAATACCACAGGAGGTGCAACGATAATTCTTTTCCCTGTTTTCTCCTTCCTCGTAAACAAGGAAGGGAATATACCGAAACTCTTCAGGAACAGGATATTTTTCTTCCGGATACTGAATGGTAAACGCCCCACGCACATCGCTTCGGGTGCGCGCCAGAATACCTTCCTGAGTATAGTAACGCTTTTTTCCAGCCCGAATATCCTCAATGTAGGTGAGGATGAAATGCTTAAAAGTTACCCAAAGCCCTCGAATGATCCCCAATCCGTTCATAATTCATCCTCCTAGCGATCCACTTCTCCCAGCACGATATCAATTGAGCCCAAAATGACCACAACATCGGCAACTTTGCCACCACGCGCCATTTGTGCCAGACTGGTCAGATTGATGAAAGAGGGTGCTCGAACATGGTAACGCCACGGATTGGGTTTTCCGTTCGAGACAATATAGTAGCCCAATTCCCCTTTTGGACCTTCCACTCTGCCGTAGGACTCACCCGCTGGCACACGCACCTGCCATTGAGGCTTACCCACCTGCACAGGACCCTCAGGAAGATCTTTCAAGACCTGTTTGAGAATGCGAATACTCTGACGAATCTCATCCAGACGAAGAAGATACCGATCATACACGTCGCCGTGATAACGAACAGCCACATCAAACTCAAAACGATCGTAAATGCTATAAGGATCTGCCCGGCGAATGTCATAAGGGACACCAGACGCACGGAGTACCGGACCGGTTGCAGATAGTGCAATGGCTTGTTCGGCAGTCAAGACCCCAACACCCTCCGTGCGAACCCGCACAATTTCGTTGCGAGTTAGGTAACGATCCAGTTCATCAATTTTTCGGGGAAGGCGCTCAAAGACCAAGTCTTTCACCTTCTCCAGTACGCCCTCAGGGAGGTCGCGTGCTACCCCTCCAAATCGGAAGTAGTTGCACATCATCCGGGAGCCGGAAACGGCTTCAAAAATATCCAGAATCAGTTCGCGTTCTTCCAGAGCATACAAAACCGGTGTGAAATAAGCCCCTAAATCATTCAAAAGGAAACCAATTGAAACCAGATGACTTACAATTCTGGTTAACTCAGCCATCATGACACGAATGTATTCTGCCCGTTCTGGTGGCTTAATCCCCATCAGCCGCTCGACCGCCAGAGCGTACCCGAAGTTATTGCTCATCGAGGAAATGTAATCCAGGCGATCGGTAAATGGCATAATCTGCAACCATGTACAGCGCTCGCCAATTTTTTCGTGGTTACGATGGAGGTATCCAAACACAGGCTTCAGGTCCACAATTGTTTCCCCATCTAACACAACCACCATGCGAAACACCCCATGCGTGGAGGGATGTTGTGGACCCAGATTCACAATCATACGGTCTGTGTGTAACTCCGAATTTGCCCCCTCTACAACAGACTGGAAAGACTTATAGAGAAGTTCATCGGCGGACTCGGGAGTCCACTGTTCTGGATCAAAGCCTGCCGGGTAATCCACATTATCGTGCAAAGGATGTCGATCTTCTGCCCTTTGAACATGCCCATCGGGCCAGCGGCTCTTGAACGGTTTGGCTTCCTCTTCAAAATAGGGCTCTTTCCAGTCTTTTCGCAGCGGATGTCCTGCGAAACCCTCCCACATGAGAATACGTCTCAAATCGGGATGTCCTTCAAAGCGAATTCCGAGCAGGTCCCAGGCTTCTCGCTCTTGAAAATCTGCCCCGGGCCAGATGGAGACAACCGAAGGTACTACAGGGTTCTCACGACTCACCTGGACTTTGAAATTTAATAGGGGACCGCCGGTAGTCTGCAAAGCATGATACACCACCTCCATCTTTCCTTCGGGTAAATAATCCACCCCCGTCACACTGGAGAGCAAATCATATCCAAAACGGTCCCGAAGGGCTTGGGCAAACTCAAGGAGATGTTCAGCGGGCACAATATACCCTTCATAACCGGGCCGCTCATCCTTTTGGAGCCAGTCCGGGAAATATTCGATCAGATTAGTTTGCATTCCTACAACAGGCGAGTCAGACATGGTTACGCCTCCGTTTGCTCTTCAGCCGTTTGCAGGCTCAGTTTGCTCAGCGTGTAGGAGCGGATTTCCTCATAACGCCGAGGATCCATCAAATCCGGGCCCAAAACAGGCACAGGAATAGGTTTGGCAGGTTCTCGAGAATACCAGCGTACGGTACGCAAGGACTCTCGTTCTACCTTCTTCTGCAACATAATCAGCCCATTGAGCAGGGCTTGGGGAGTAGGCGGACACCCGGGAATATACACATCTACCGGAATAAATTTATCGATTCCGGACACCACATTGTAACCTTCTTTGAAAGGTCCCCCACCGGAAGCACACGCCCCCATGGCAACTACGTACTTCGGTTCAGGCATCTGATTGTACAAGCGCACAATTTGCGGCACCATCTTCTTGGTTACCGTACCAGAGACAATCATCACATCTGCTTGACGCGGACTGGGACGCATTACTTCCATCCCGAAACGAGAGAAATCAAATCGGCTGGCTGCTGTAGCAATCATCTCAATGGCACAACAGGCCAAACCGAACATCATAGGCCACAGAGAATTCTTGCGGCTCCAGTTATATATACGGTCCAGGGTGGTCACCGTGACCTGGTTTTGCATTTCTGGGGGAATTTCATAACCGGGGGAGTGAAGTTCTTCGTTTGGCATAACCTACTCCATTGCTTAAAGTGTCTTTGTCCATTGTAAACAGGACAACAGAGAGTGTCAAGCAGGAAAATTTAAAATAAAATTTTTTATTAAATTCGGCTATAATAACTACATGTCTCTTTCTACCAGGGAAACGATTCTTAGATTATTCGCTCAAAAAGGGGTGTTAACCTCGGATGAAATATCTCAAGCGCTGGGAATATCCCCCGTAGATGTGAGATACCACCTGAAAGCGCTTCTGAAGGAAAAAAGGATCGAGAAATACAGCCCCGAACTACAATCCAAACGCAGGGTAGGGCGTCCCCCTCAACAATACAGGTTATCCCCCACCAGCCATCCGGAGAACCTGGAAATGCTGATTTTATCTCTGCTCGATCAAATGAGTACATTTTTACCCAACACCGAGTTATGGAAAAAAATCGCTGAAACCATTATTCCGGAAACGCCAGAACAGCCATTCCCATCAAAATTACGCCACGCGATGGTAGTTCTGGAAAGACTCCACTACGAACCGCGGTGGGAAGCTACACAAACCGGGCCCAAAATTCTCTTCCATTGTTGTCCTTATGCTTCGATTTGGAAACATCACTCACAGATCTGCGTAATGGATCGCAAGATTCTGGAACGCTTAACCGGAATTTCCTTTTTTCATCAATCCTGTATGCACAAGAGCATAGAACACATTTGCGTATTTCTACCCGAGAAACCCGATTTCTCTTCTATCTAAATTTTCTAATCTTAACTATCTTGAATTTTAATCTTTTTTAGGTTAGGATAAAATTGCCGAAGGAAAAATCCTTCGGATAAAGGGAGCCTCAAGAAATTCGATAAGCACTCTAAAAAGCCTCAGTCATAAACCGATTAGGTTTTGGGAGCGGACCGGATGCACAGCGGTACCGCAGTGAACAAAACTAGAGTAAAAGACTAGGCAATTTGAAAGAGAAAGCTGGACGGGTTACTTGAGGCCCCTGATTTTTTAATCTTTTCCAAACAAAACGGAAGGCTTCAGAATGCCAATATAAGGCAAATTGCGGTAGCGCTCGTTGTAATCCAATCCATAACCCACAACAAAATAGTCCGGAACTTCAAACCCCACGTAGCGAATCGGGATATTGATTAAACGTCGGGGATTTTTGTTTAAGAGGGTGCACACTTCCAAACTGGCAGGATTACGCGCTCTCAGGTTTCTGAGCAGATAATGCAAAGTCAGCCCGGTATCCACCACATCTTCTACAAACAAAACATGCCGATCCATAAGGGGTAAATCCAAATCTTTGACTACTCGAACCACTCCTTTGTCTCGTGTTTCTGTGGAATAACTGGATACTGCGATGAAATCCACTTCGACAGGAATACTCATTTTGCGAATAAGATCCGGCAGAAAGCACATTACCCCCTTGAGCACGCCAACGATTATGGGTGTTTTCTCCTGATAGTCCTGCGAGATTTGGCGGGCTAATTCTTTCACACGCTCGTGAATTTGTTCCTCGGTGAAAAGCACTTCTTGTACATCATCCAACCAGAAATCTCTTTCCATCGTTATTCATCCATTTCCTGGGCATCTGTTCCAATGATTCTCTCAACCTCTTCACGCAAGCCAAAGCGCAGCATCATATTCCTCAATTCTCTTCTCTTGAACAGTTTAATATTGATGTCAGGGTAGAGTTCTTTGAGCCTTTTTAACTTGCGATTTTTTTTGGTCGTCAAGCGAGGACGTAGCGTAGTCAATTCCACAAACAAATTTTGCTCCGGTAAATAAAAATCCGGCGTAAAAGCCTCCAAAACATTTCCTTCATCATCCCATCTCAAGGGGAAGGTCCGCGGCTCATATTCCCACTGAATGCCGTAGAAATCCAGAATTCGCGCAAACACTTCTTCAATTGGATGAACAAACTGAGGAAATTTTTTTTCAGACTCCAAGGCTTCATTCTCCAGGAAATCAATCAACCTCATGATTCTCATGATTCTCATGATTCTTAATCAAGGCTTCGATCAACAGCGCAGCGCATCTAACGCTAATACGAGAAGTGTTCAACACCATATCGTACAAGGTCGGGTCGTCAATATTTGCATGGTAAAAACGTCTTAAGTATTCCATTCTGGAACGATCACTTCGTTCGACCAGACTTCTAGCTTGCTCAAAGGGAATTTTTTGCTCATCAGCCACACGACTTATTCTCACATCTGTAGGAGCCATAACTCTCACATGCAGGACATGAGGATTTCCCGCTAAAATACATTGACCTGCCCTGCCAATGATCACCACACGCCCCTCTTCAACCAATTCTTCCATGATTTGACGAACAGCACGATGGTACGCCTGAAGATCTTCTTCTCGGGGTTTAATGCCCATGATCCCGAGTTCATCAATAGTGGCAAGAGCCACTTCTGGCACCCCCGCTCGTAAAGCCGCTTGATTAATCACCTCTCTCCAAACCAGCCTGTAGCCTAACAATTCAGCAGTGGCTTCAGCCACTTTCCTGCCCCACGCCCCCATTTGTCTAGAAATAGTGATTGCATTCATAAAAATATTATACAAATAGAACCCCATAGGAGGTATAAAAGGATATATTTTTCAGGTAGGCACAGAAAACAGGGAAATTTTTCATGGTAAAATATTTTTGCAGTTGTGTGCCCCTGTAGCTCAATGGACAGAGCACCTGCCTTCTAAGCAGTTGGCTGAGAGTTCGAATCTCTCCAGGGGCGCCTCTCACCGGTGTTTTTTTTGCGAGGGACTATGAAAGAACGATATGGTCTCATACAGTTTTTGGGGAAAGACACCCCAGTCATCGGCGAAGATATTCTTCCTGGTCAGCAAGCCCCCGAATTTCACGCCGTAACGCAAAACTGGGAATACATCCCGGTTCTCGAAAGTACAAAGGGAAAAGTTCGCATCATTGCCGCGGTACCTTCCCTGGAAACCTCGGTTTGTGATCGAGAAACCAGACGGTTTAACGAAGAAGCAGCAAAATTGGGTAAGGATGTCGTCATCATCGTAATATCGACCGATTTACCTT of Anaerolinea thermophila UNI-1 contains these proteins:
- a CDS encoding PSP1 domain-containing protein, which codes for MLPVLVGVRFSKVGKIYHFDATLVPDVEIGDSVVVETARGLQIGTVAQIFPTPEEIPEGLKRVERKATPQDLLIRQEWQAKEAEVVSVCKARARELGLSGVKIVAAEYSFDGTKLAILFSTETDERVDLKSLRQDMQRQYAPAQVELRQIGPRDVAKLLGGMGACGLESRCCSQFLCEFSSISIRMAKEQGISLTPSEITGMCGRLRCCLIYEFQQYAEARARLPKRNKRVVTPDGEGKVVDVVPLKGAVIVELSDGVRREYPGEKISLVGEPLPATPVVETEVEEESEPEEPEEESQEIGWEEMLLGEKPEAEPSSQKTQSGQQQSSPVSNRRSGKFRRKPKRKPKQ
- a CDS encoding Mrp/NBP35 family ATP-binding protein, which gives rise to MASAVTKEAVLQALSHVQEPELHKDLVTLGMVRDVEIEAGKVRFRIVLTTPACPLKSRIENEARSAVLSLSGVQEVEVILDAQVPSDGRNRGVLSLPVRNVVAVASGKGGVGKSTVAVNLAVSLAQSGARVGLLDADIYGPNIPTMMGVQRLPPQNGQKLIPAEAYGVQVMSIGFLVKPGQPLIWRGPMLHSAIRQFLADVAWNELDYMIVDLPPGTGDAQLSLAQSVPLSGGVIVTLPQRVSQEDAMRGLQMFRELNVPVLGVIENMSYLELPDGTRMDIFGTGGGEDLAQAAEVPFLGAIPIDPGVRVGGDQGVPVVISAPQSAPARALTAIAQKIAASLSVAALSAPGTLSINVIE
- a CDS encoding 4Fe-4S binding protein, translated to MNGLGIIRGLWVTFKHFILTYIEDIRAGKKRYYTQEGILARTRSDVRGAFTIQYPEEKYPVPEEFRYIPFLVYEEGENREKNYRCTSCGICAKVCPPQCIWIVRTTDPNTGKPIPAPAEFYIDVDICMNCGLCAEYCPFDAIKMDHDYEIASYNRFADHIFNKERLGKPLSYYAQIRPQNFAREEAARKAELEAKAARKPAAT
- a CDS encoding NADH-quinone oxidoreductase subunit D is translated as MIVNLGPQHPSTHGVFRMVVVLDGETIVDLKPVFGYLHRNHEKIGERCTWLQIMPFTDRLDYISSMSNNFGYALAVERLMGIKPPERAEYIRVMMAELTRIVSHLVSIGFLLNDLGAYFTPVLYALEERELILDIFEAVSGSRMMCNYFRFGGVARDLPEGVLEKVKDLVFERLPRKIDELDRYLTRNEIVRVRTEGVGVLTAEQAIALSATGPVLRASGVPYDIRRADPYSIYDRFEFDVAVRYHGDVYDRYLLRLDEIRQSIRILKQVLKDLPEGPVQVGKPQWQVRVPAGESYGRVEGPKGELGYYIVSNGKPNPWRYHVRAPSFINLTSLAQMARGGKVADVVVILGSIDIVLGEVDR
- a CDS encoding NADH-quinone oxidoreductase subunit B, whose amino-acid sequence is MPNEELHSPGYEIPPEMQNQVTVTTLDRIYNWSRKNSLWPMMFGLACCAIEMIATAASRFDFSRFGMEVMRPSPRQADVMIVSGTVTKKMVPQIVRLYNQMPEPKYVVAMGACASGGGPFKEGYNVVSGIDKFIPVDVYIPGCPPTPQALLNGLIMLQKKVERESLRTVRWYSREPAKPIPVPVLGPDLMDPRRYEEIRSYTLSKLSLQTAEEQTEA
- the hpt gene encoding hypoxanthine phosphoribosyltransferase, with product MERDFWLDDVQEVLFTEEQIHERVKELARQISQDYQEKTPIIVGVLKGVMCFLPDLIRKMSIPVEVDFIAVSSYSTETRDKGVVRVVKDLDLPLMDRHVLFVEDVVDTGLTLHYLLRNLRARNPASLEVCTLLNKNPRRLINIPIRYVGFEVPDYFVVGYGLDYNERYRNLPYIGILKPSVLFGKD
- a CDS encoding AAA family ATPase, whose translation is MNAITISRQMGAWGRKVAEATAELLGYRLVWREVINQAALRAGVPEVALATIDELGIMGIKPREEDLQAYHRAVRQIMEELVEEGRVVIIGRAGQCILAGNPHVLHVRVMAPTDVRISRVADEQKIPFEQARSLVERSDRSRMEYLRRFYHANIDDPTLYDMVLNTSRISVRCAALLIEALIKNHENHENHEVD
- the tpx gene encoding thiol peroxidase, with the translated sequence MKERYGLIQFLGKDTPVIGEDILPGQQAPEFHAVTQNWEYIPVLESTKGKVRIIAAVPSLETSVCDRETRRFNEEAAKLGKDVVIIVISTDLPFTQKRWCGAAGIDQVWVVSDHREVEFGTRYGCLMKEPRILRRAVFVVDRNDKVTHVEYMAALGEEPDYERVLEAAKAAL